A window of the Phaseolus vulgaris cultivar G19833 chromosome 5, P. vulgaris v2.0, whole genome shotgun sequence genome harbors these coding sequences:
- the LOC137834797 gene encoding putative disease resistance protein RGA4 yields MEVIAQIVLQNLNSFAQEEFGIIWNLKDDVQQMKRTVSAIKAVLLDAEAKTNNLQISNWLEELKDVLYDADDLLNDMSSEALERKVRGGSILLRRVQIFFSQANQIVYSYKLGHKMKAIQKRLDAIAKNKNTLQLTELPMETPITCREQRQTYSFVREDDVIGREEEKKLLKSYLLDTKVSVIDNVSVVPVVGFGGLGKTALAQLVFNDNAVQRYFEPKMWVCVSDEFDIRKIAEKMIGNDKNSEIEQVQQDLRNKVRGKRFLLVLDDVWNEDRELWFKFKSLVVEGGNGSAIIVTTRSRTVGKIMATHPPLFLKGLDLERSWKLFSRVAFDGGKEPNDWELLAMGRNIVQKCAGIPLAIRTIGSLLYSRNLGRSDWLYFSEVEFSNIDQHREKIFAILKLSYDHLPSFLKKCFAYCSLFPKDFVFDKKTLIQLWVAEGFIQPSRDNRCEEDVGHEYFMNLLSKSLFQNVTSNDYGDIVTCKMHDLIHDLAQLVVGKEYAFVEGKKENIGNKTRYLSSCTSLHFSKKTSSSSSKLRTVTLLGQTLYGSQNLGQPLLHFPFLSSIKRVRVLTLCGLHIITLPNSIRELKQLRYLDLSKNKFLVSLPPDVTRLLNLQTLKLSQCGKLKELPSGINKSLRHLELNDCGKLTCMPCGLGKLTNLQTLTHFLLDCKSKNGDISELSGLNNLRGKLVIKWLDSLRENAAVVESAKTLLEKQLLQELELRWWLDVKNSFGDDPIQERFEMEEESRWFSENEKILLEDENMLASRNEMKKDEKILQGLQPHHSIKKLVIDGYCGKSLPDWIGNLSSLLNLEIRNCNGLKSLPDGIRYLVSLQRICIYNCPLLERRCARRYGEEWSKIAHIPKVVVSPFSPSALRYIN; encoded by the coding sequence ATGGAAGTCATTGCTCAGATAGTCTTGCAAAACTTGAACTCTTTTGCTCAAGAGGAGTTTGGAATCATTTGGAATCTCAAAGATGACGTGCAGCAAATGAAGCGCACAGTATCTGCAATAAAAGCTGTACTCCTGGATGCAGAGGCAAAGACCAACAACCTTCAAATCAGTAATTGGTTGGAGGAGCTGAAAGATGTACTTTATGATGCAGATGACTTGCTCAATGATATGTCCTCTGAAGCGTTGGAAAGAAAAGTAAGAGGTGGTAGCATACTCTTGAGAAGGGTACAAATTTTTTTCTCCCAAGCAAACCAAATTGTCTATAGTTATAAATTAGGTCATAAAATGAAAGCAATCCAGAAGAGGCTAGATGCTATTGCTAAAAACAAGAATACTTTGCAATTGACTGAACTCCCTATGGAGACTCCAATTACATGTAGGGAGCAGAGACAAACTTACTCTTTTGTGAGAGAAGATGATGTCATTGGAAGAGAGGAGGAAAAGAAACTTCTTAAAAGTTATTTGCTAGACACCAAAGTGAGTGTGATAGACAATGTGTCTGTAGTTCCCGTAGTTGGGTTTGGAGGACTAGGTAAGACTGCCCTCGCTCAACTTGTTTTTAATGACAATGCTGTTCAACGTTATTTTGAGCCGAAAATGTGGGTGTGTGTCTCAGATGAATTTGACATAAGGAAAATAGCTGAAAAGATGATTGGGAATGATAAGAATAGTGAGATTGAGCAAGTACAGCAAGATCTCAGAAACAAAGTTCGAGGAAAAAGGTTTCTACTTGTGCTGGATGACGTGTGGAATGAGGATAGGGAACTGTGGTTTAAATTCAAGAGCTTAGTTGTGGAAGGAGGTAATGGGAGTGCCATAATTGTAACAACACGTAGTAGGACCGTGGGGAAAATAATGGCCACACATCCACCCCTTTTCTTAAAAGGTCTTGATTTAGAAAGATCTTGGAAGCTATTCTCTAGAGTGGCTTTTGATGGGGGGAAAGAACCAAATGATTGGGAATTGTTAGCCATGGGAAGGAATATTGTTCAAAAATGTGCTGGGATTCCCCTTGCCATAAGAACTATTGGCAGCCTCTTGTACTCTCGAAACTTGGGCCGGAGTGATTGGCTATATTTTAGTGAGGTTGAGTTTTCAAATATAGATCAACACAGggaaaaaatctttgcaatCCTTAAACTGAGTTATGATCATCTTCCTTCATTTCTGAAAAAATGTTTTGCTTATTGCTCATTGTTTCCAAAAGATTTTGTGTTTGACAAGAAAACACTTATTCAGTTATGGGTGGCCGAGGGATTCATTCAACCATCACGTGACAATAGATGTGAAGAAGATGTTGGTCATGAGTACTTCATGAATTTGCTGTCAAAGTCACTTTTCCAAAATGTGACTTCAAATGATTATGGTGACATTGTTACTTGTAAAATGCATGACCTGATACATGATCTAGCACAGCTAGTGGTTGGAAAAGAATATGCCTTTGTTGAAGGAAAAAAAGAGAATATTGGAAACAAAACACGTTATTTGTCCTCTTGTACTTCATTACATTTTTCAAAGAAAACATCATCATCTTCCAGTAAGTTAAGGACAGTTACTTTGCTTGGACAGACACTTTATGGAAGTCAAAATTTGGGTCAGCCActtcttcattttccttttctttcaaGCATAAAGCGGGTACGGGTGTTAACACTCTGTGGATTGCATATTATAACACTTCCAAATAGTATTCGAGAGTTGAAGCAATTGAGATATCTTGATCTTTCAAAGAATAAGTTTCTGGTAAGTCTTCCACCAGATGTTACTCGCCTACTTAACTTGCAGACTTTAAAACTTTCTCAATGTGGCAAACTTAAAGAATTACCATCAGGTATCAACAAAAGTCTTAGGCATCTTGAATTGAATGATTGTGGGAAATTGACATGTATGCCTTGTGGGTTGGGAAAATTGACCAATCTTCAAACACTAACACATTTTTTATTGGACTGTAAAAGTAAAAATGGTGATATAAGTGAATTGAGTGGGCTAAACAACCTTAGAGGGAAATTAGTAATTAAATGGTTGGATTCCCTGCGAGAAAATGCTGCAGTGGTTGAGTCTGCAAAGACACTTCTCGAGAAGCAACTTCTTCAAGAATTGGAATTACGGTGGTGGCTCGATGTGAAGAATTCATTTGGGGATGATCCTATTCAAGAAAGATTTGAGATGGAAGAAGAAAGCAGATGGTTTTCGGAAAATGAAAAGATCTTGTTGGAAGATGAGAATATGTTGGCTTCTAGAAATGAAATGAAGAAAGATGAAAAGATATTGCAAGGCCTGCAGCCACATCATTCTATAAAAAAACTAGTAATAGATGGATATTGTGGCAAAAGTTTACCTGACTGGATAGGGAATCTCTCATCACTCTTGAATCTTGAAATCAGAAATTGCAATGGTTTGAAATCACTTCCTGATGGAATTCGGTACCTTGTGTCTTTACAACGAATCTGCATATATAACTGCCCACTGCTAGAAAGAAGATGTGCTAGAAGATATGGTGAAGAATGGTCAAAGATAGCTCATATCCCAAAAGTTGTTGTCTCTCCCTTTTCACCAAGTGCTCTCAGGTATATTAATTGA